A section of the Chelmon rostratus isolate fCheRos1 chromosome 16, fCheRos1.pri, whole genome shotgun sequence genome encodes:
- the gja4 gene encoding gap junction protein alpha 4: protein MSRADWSFLEHLLEEGQEYSTGIGRVWLTVLFLFRMLVLATAAESAWDDEQADFVCNTLQPGCMAVCYDKAFPISHFRYFVLQVIFVSTPTIFYFGYVAIRVGRDANEGEEQDEEQAKAGGGGSKRGEIVTVKDNSYVAKDNAEDKEKQGDLGKGRRAEKAPPEVPKLKGRLLCAYAFSILVKVLLEVGFIAGLWFLYDGFFIAAKFECKGFPCPHTVDCFVSRPTEKTIFTIYTQVIAAVSLLLNLLELLHLLQLAISHRLEKRYRAQRQDYLPRAQQATAREEPPELQAEASQLYKAGSHVDLPVQGEATCYSNPCESYGDLAIEVIWGPGEAGSDVLPSYVNCMEAMRTTHSPRVHYKKHAQHTGKNTKVAHKGHLKQKHYV from the coding sequence ATGTCCAGAGCTGACTGGTCCTTCCTGGAGCACCTGCTGGAGGAGGGCCAGGAGTATTCGACAGGCATTGGCCGCGTCTGGCTTACCGTGCTCTTCCTGTTTCGCATGCTGGTACTGGCAACGGCCGCCGAGTCTGCCTGGGATGACGAACAGGCCGACTTTGTCTGCAACACGCTGCAACCCGGCTGCATGGCTGTGTGCTACGATAAAGCCTTCCCCATCTCCCACTTTCGCTACTTTGTCCTTCAAGTCATCTTCGTGTCCACGCCGACCATCTTCTACTTTGGATATGTGGCTATAAGGGTTGGTAGGGATGCAAATGAAGGGGAGGAGCAGGATGAGGAGCAGGCAAAAGCTGGCGGCGGTGGAAGTAAGAGAGGAGAGATCGTAACAGTAAAGGACAATAGCTATGTGGCTAAAGACAATGCAGAAGACAAGGAGAAACAAGGGGATCTTGGGAAAGGAAGAAGAGCTGAGAAGGCACCTCCTGAGGTTCCTAAACTGAAAGGCAGGCTGCTGTGTGCATATGCATTCAGCATCCTGGTAAAAGTCCTGCTAGAAGTTGGCTTCATCGCAGGGCTGTGGTTCCTTTACGATGGCTTCTTCATCGCAGCAAAGTTTGAGTGCAAGGGGTTCCCTTGTCCTCATACAGTGGACTGCTTTGTCTCCCGGCCCACGGAGAAGACAATCTTCACCATCTACACTCAGGTGATCGCCGCCGTCTCCCTGCTCCTCAACCTCCTGGAGCTCCTCCACCTACTTCAGCTTGCCATCTCCCACCGGCTGGAGAAACGCTACCGCGCACAGCGCCAGGACTACCTACCTCGGGCGCAGCAGGCGACAGCGCGAGAGGAGCCTCCAGAACTCCAAGCGGAGGCGTCACAGCTGTACAAAGCAGGGAGCCACGTGGACCTCCCCGTCCAGGGTGAGGCTACATGCTACTCCAACCCCTGCGAGAGCTACGGGGATCTGGCCATAGAGGTGATCTGGGGACCTGGGGAGGCTGGGAGTGACGTGCTCCCCAGTTATGTGAACTGCATGGAGGCTATGAGGACTACACACTCCCCTAGAGTCCATTATAAGAAACACGCACAACACACTGGGAAAAACACTAAGGTCGCCCATAAGGGACACTTGAAGCAGAAGCATTATGTATGA